One genomic segment of Paraburkholderia phymatum STM815 includes these proteins:
- the cobW gene encoding cobalamin biosynthesis protein CobW: MQTQMRKIPVTIVTGFLGSGKTTLMRHILQRAGGLRIAVIVNEFGELGIDGEILKGCGIGCDENGNETEGQLYELANGCLCCTVQEEFLPVMEQLVERRGQIDHVLIETSGLALPKPLVQAFNWPSIKNSFTVDAVVTVVDGPAVASGQFADDPVAVDRLRKADPNLDHESPLHELFEDQLSAADLVILNKTDLLDEAQQAAVESTLREEIPPQVKVVRAHMGQLDLHALLGLESASEETIHLRHDHHGSADDPDHADHHHDEFDSVVVTVRAPSRETMIAALTQVVEGHAIYRVKGFAALPGAAMRLVIQGVGRRFDSYFDRRWQAGEVDSATLSRFVLIGSDLDQRVLQRALDEALNDIMSAQAQQA; this comes from the coding sequence ATGCAGACACAGATGCGCAAGATTCCCGTGACGATCGTCACAGGCTTTCTCGGCAGCGGCAAGACGACGTTGATGCGTCACATCCTTCAGCGCGCGGGCGGCCTGCGCATCGCTGTGATCGTCAACGAGTTCGGCGAGCTCGGCATAGACGGCGAAATCCTCAAGGGTTGCGGCATCGGCTGCGATGAGAACGGCAACGAGACGGAAGGCCAGCTGTACGAGCTCGCCAACGGCTGCCTCTGCTGCACTGTGCAGGAAGAGTTCCTCCCGGTGATGGAGCAGCTCGTCGAGCGCCGCGGCCAGATCGACCATGTGCTGATCGAAACCTCCGGGCTCGCGTTGCCGAAGCCGCTCGTGCAGGCATTCAACTGGCCGTCGATCAAGAACAGCTTCACCGTCGATGCCGTCGTCACGGTGGTCGACGGCCCGGCTGTCGCGAGCGGCCAGTTCGCGGATGACCCTGTCGCCGTCGACCGGTTGCGCAAGGCCGATCCCAACCTCGATCACGAATCGCCGCTGCATGAACTGTTCGAAGACCAGCTGTCGGCGGCTGATCTCGTGATCCTCAACAAGACCGATCTGCTCGATGAAGCGCAGCAAGCCGCCGTCGAATCGACGCTGCGCGAAGAGATACCGCCGCAGGTGAAAGTCGTGCGCGCACACATGGGGCAGCTCGATCTGCACGCGCTGCTCGGGCTCGAATCAGCATCGGAAGAAACGATTCATTTGCGGCACGACCATCACGGTTCCGCCGATGATCCCGATCACGCGGATCACCATCACGACGAATTCGATTCCGTCGTCGTGACCGTGCGGGCGCCGTCGCGCGAGACGATGATCGCGGCGCTCACGCAGGTGGTCGAAGGGCACGCGATCTATCGCGTGAAGGGTTTTGCAGCGCTGCCGGGCGCGGCGATGCGCCTCGTGATTCAAGGCGTGGGTCGGCGCTTCGACAGCTACTTCGACCGGCGCTGGCAGGCGGGCGAAGTCGATAGCGCTACGCTGAGCCGCTTCGTGCTGATCGGCTCAGATCTCGATCAGCGGGTGCTGCAGCGCGCGCTCGACGAAGCCTTGAACGACATCATGAGCGCGCAGGCGCAACAGGCCTGA
- the cobA gene encoding uroporphyrinogen-III C-methyltransferase, producing MTRAWLIGAGPGDVELLTLKAVRTLAQADVVLIDDLANPEVLQFARDDALIVHVGKRGGHASTPQPAIVAMMLDHLRAGRSVARLKGGDPFVFGRGGEEQQALQAAGVHVEIVNGITAGIAAPAAIGIPVTHRDYAQGVIFVTGHGAHEHEADWPALAATRMTLVIYMGMRRLNDIVDALLRADMSPDTPCAAIESATRPEQRHVCAALRDLAQRVARAKLGSPSIIVIGGVASLATPVDAFLQRAS from the coding sequence ATGACCCGCGCCTGGCTGATCGGGGCCGGCCCCGGCGACGTCGAACTGCTGACGCTCAAGGCCGTCCGCACGCTGGCGCAGGCCGACGTCGTGCTCATCGACGATCTCGCGAATCCCGAAGTCCTGCAATTCGCTCGCGACGATGCGCTGATCGTCCACGTCGGCAAACGCGGCGGTCACGCATCGACACCGCAGCCCGCGATCGTCGCGATGATGCTCGATCATTTGCGCGCGGGCCGCAGCGTCGCACGTTTGAAAGGCGGTGATCCGTTCGTGTTCGGACGTGGCGGCGAAGAGCAGCAGGCGTTGCAGGCGGCGGGCGTGCACGTCGAAATCGTCAACGGAATCACGGCGGGCATCGCCGCGCCCGCGGCAATCGGCATTCCCGTCACGCATCGCGACTACGCGCAGGGTGTGATCTTCGTCACGGGCCACGGCGCGCACGAGCACGAAGCCGACTGGCCCGCGCTCGCCGCCACGCGGATGACGCTGGTGATCTACATGGGCATGCGCCGCCTGAACGACATCGTCGATGCGCTGCTACGCGCCGACATGTCGCCGGATACGCCGTGCGCCGCGATCGAATCGGCGACGCGACCCGAGCAGCGTCACGTATGCGCGGCGTTGCGCGATCTCGCCCAACGGGTCGCGCGCGCGAAACTGGGCTCGCCTTCGATCATCGTGATCGGCGGCGTCGCGTCGCTGGCTACGCCCGTCGACGCATTCCTTCAGCGCGCGTCATGA
- a CDS encoding cobalamin biosynthesis protein, whose protein sequence is MTGLIVGIGCRRGVSAEQIEAAVRDALGGTLPFDALGAVATVDMKAGEPGLVAFCARHALPLRTFTREQIAALDARTNASHAVREHMGVDGVCEPCALLATQNGRLLVHKRARDGVTVAIACAADAGRAIHQHSNYTPGSKDNR, encoded by the coding sequence ATGACGGGGCTCATCGTGGGCATCGGTTGCCGGCGCGGCGTGTCGGCAGAACAGATCGAGGCGGCCGTGCGCGATGCGCTCGGCGGCACGCTGCCGTTCGATGCGCTCGGGGCCGTGGCAACCGTCGACATGAAAGCCGGCGAACCGGGCCTCGTCGCGTTCTGCGCACGCCATGCGTTGCCGTTGCGCACCTTCACGCGCGAACAGATCGCCGCACTCGACGCACGCACGAACGCATCACACGCCGTGCGCGAGCATATGGGCGTCGATGGCGTATGCGAACCGTGCGCGCTGCTCGCCACGCAAAACGGACGGCTGCTCGTGCACAAACGCGCGCGCGATGGCGTCACGGTTGCCATCGCATGCGCTGCCGATGCCGGCCGCGCCATACATCAGCATTCAAACTACACACCCGGAAGCAAGGACAATCGATGA
- the cobO gene encoding cob(I)yrinic acid a,c-diamide adenosyltransferase yields the protein MKTDPESHARMTQRRREGHEKKQAQATIEKGLLIVYTGTGKGKSTAAFGMAVRVLGHGLKLGVVQFIKGALHTSERDFLGTQANCDFVTMGDGYTWNTQDREADMATARKGWNEARRMIESGEYQMVILDELNTVLKYEYLPLEEVLGVINARPEMLHVVITGRHAPDALIDAADLVTEMRLVKHPYREQHVKAQRGVEF from the coding sequence ATGAAGACCGATCCCGAATCGCATGCACGCATGACGCAGCGCCGCCGCGAAGGCCACGAGAAGAAGCAGGCTCAGGCGACCATCGAAAAAGGCCTGCTGATCGTCTACACGGGCACGGGCAAAGGCAAGTCCACGGCCGCGTTCGGCATGGCCGTGCGCGTGCTCGGCCACGGCCTGAAGCTGGGCGTCGTGCAGTTCATCAAGGGCGCGCTGCATACGTCGGAGCGCGATTTTCTCGGCACTCAGGCGAACTGCGATTTCGTCACGATGGGCGACGGCTACACGTGGAACACGCAGGACCGCGAAGCCGACATGGCCACGGCGCGCAAAGGCTGGAACGAGGCGCGCCGCATGATCGAAAGCGGCGAATATCAGATGGTGATTCTCGACGAGCTGAACACCGTGCTGAAGTACGAATATCTCCCGCTCGAGGAAGTGCTCGGCGTCATCAATGCGCGGCCTGAGATGCTGCATGTCGTCATTACGGGGCGCCACGCGCCCGACGCCCTGATCGACGCCGCCGATCTCGTCACCGAAATGCGCCTCGTCAAGCATCCGTATCGCGAGCAGCATGTGAAGGCGCAGCGCGGCGTGGAGTTCTGA
- a CDS encoding cobyrinate a,c-diamide synthase, giving the protein MPACPALFISAPASGQGKTTVTAALARHHRRMGRDVRVFKTGPDFLDPMILARASGASVMSLDLWMVGEHACRALLAEAARNADLILIEGVMGLFDGTPSSADLAAKFDVPVAAVISAKAMAQTFGAVAFGLARFRPDVPFHGVFANRVGSARHAQMLEESLPAGLTMLGYLSSTDAIELPDRHLGLLQAAEIGDLDARLDRAAEALASTALAQLPPVVAFDEPAQEATLPRLLDGMHIAIARDAAFAFIYPANVQLLEALGARVTYFSPLADEPVPVDASALYLPGGYPELHALALAANARSAASVRAHAAANKTIVAECGGMLYLLDSVTDTQGITTPMLGLLPGHAAMQTRFAALGMQQVDDSLHGTLTGHTFHYSRVSTPLAPVRHATRAQSDAPGEAVYRQGSIVATYMHGYWPSNPAFAAALFNGRAF; this is encoded by the coding sequence ATGCCCGCGTGCCCCGCTCTCTTCATCAGCGCGCCGGCGTCGGGCCAGGGCAAGACGACCGTCACGGCCGCGCTCGCGCGGCATCATCGACGCATGGGGCGCGACGTGCGCGTGTTCAAGACGGGCCCGGATTTTCTCGACCCGATGATCCTCGCGCGCGCGAGCGGCGCGAGCGTGATGTCGCTGGATCTGTGGATGGTCGGCGAGCACGCGTGTCGCGCGCTGCTCGCCGAAGCGGCGCGCAACGCGGACCTGATCCTGATCGAAGGCGTGATGGGCCTCTTCGACGGCACGCCGAGCAGCGCCGACCTCGCTGCGAAATTCGACGTGCCCGTCGCAGCCGTGATCTCGGCGAAAGCGATGGCGCAGACCTTCGGCGCGGTCGCTTTCGGCCTCGCGCGCTTTCGTCCGGACGTGCCGTTTCATGGCGTGTTTGCGAACCGGGTCGGCTCCGCCCGTCATGCGCAGATGCTCGAAGAATCATTGCCCGCCGGGCTGACGATGCTCGGCTATCTGTCAAGCACCGATGCGATCGAATTGCCCGATCGACATCTGGGCCTGCTGCAGGCTGCGGAGATCGGCGATCTCGACGCACGGCTCGATCGCGCGGCGGAGGCGCTCGCGTCGACGGCGCTTGCGCAACTGCCGCCTGTCGTGGCGTTCGACGAGCCCGCGCAGGAAGCGACGTTGCCGCGACTGCTCGACGGCATGCACATCGCCATTGCGCGCGACGCCGCGTTCGCGTTCATCTATCCGGCGAACGTGCAGCTGCTCGAAGCACTGGGCGCGCGCGTCACGTATTTCTCGCCGCTCGCCGACGAGCCTGTTCCCGTCGATGCGAGCGCGCTCTATCTGCCCGGCGGCTATCCGGAGCTGCATGCGCTTGCGCTCGCCGCCAATGCGCGCAGCGCGGCATCCGTCCGCGCGCATGCGGCTGCCAATAAGACCATCGTCGCCGAATGCGGCGGCATGCTGTATCTACTCGACAGCGTCACCGACACGCAAGGCATCACGACGCCGATGCTCGGCCTGCTGCCCGGCCATGCCGCGATGCAGACGCGCTTCGCCGCGCTCGGCATGCAGCAGGTCGACGACAGCTTGCATGGCACGCTGACGGGCCACACGTTCCACTACTCGCGCGTGAGCACGCCGCTCGCGCCCGTGCGTCACGCGACGCGCGCACAGTCCGACGCGCCCGGCGAAGCCGTCTATCGTCAGGGTTCGATCGTCGCCACTTACATGCACGGCTACTGGCCGTCCAACCCGGCCTTCGCGGCTGCCCTCTTCAATGGCCGAGCCTTTTGA
- the bluB gene encoding 5,6-dimethylbenzimidazole synthase, giving the protein MAEPFDDAERAAVYRAIYERRDMRHFVPTPVDPGVLARLVDAAHHAPSVGYMQPWRIGRITDPALRQNLHTAVERERVLTADALGKRRDEFMKLKVEGMLECGELLVMALMDGREKHVFGRRTLPEMDLASVACAIQNMWLAARAEGLGMGWVSLFDADEVRAMLGMPAGARPVALLCLGHVEHFYREPMLESEGWATRMPLAACLFENKWPATPPDCHAKKPEDDASETV; this is encoded by the coding sequence ATGGCCGAGCCTTTTGACGACGCCGAACGCGCGGCGGTCTACCGCGCGATCTACGAGCGGCGCGACATGCGCCACTTCGTGCCGACGCCCGTCGATCCCGGCGTCCTGGCGCGCCTCGTCGACGCCGCGCACCACGCGCCGAGCGTCGGCTACATGCAACCGTGGCGGATCGGACGCATCACCGACCCCGCGCTTCGGCAGAACTTGCACACAGCCGTCGAACGCGAGCGCGTGCTGACGGCCGACGCGCTCGGCAAGCGACGCGACGAATTCATGAAGCTCAAGGTGGAAGGCATGCTCGAATGCGGGGAGCTGCTGGTGATGGCGCTGATGGACGGCCGCGAGAAGCATGTCTTCGGTCGACGCACACTGCCGGAAATGGATCTCGCGTCGGTGGCCTGCGCGATTCAGAACATGTGGCTCGCGGCGCGTGCGGAAGGTCTGGGAATGGGCTGGGTGTCGCTGTTCGATGCCGACGAAGTGCGCGCAATGCTCGGCATGCCGGCAGGCGCGCGGCCCGTCGCGCTGCTGTGTCTCGGGCACGTCGAGCATTTCTATCGCGAACCGATGCTCGAATCGGAAGGCTGGGCCACGCGCATGCCGCTCGCCGCGTGCCTGTTCGAAAACAAGTGGCCTGCAACGCCGCCGGACTGCCACGCAAAAAAGCCGGAAGACGACGCGAGCGAAACAGTCTAG
- a CDS encoding response regulator transcription factor, which translates to MRIAVLEETRAQADFVCRTLSAAGHMCHAFEDGQALVRQLRSQPFDLLVLDRHPPGQSGDEVLRWVRQDLAERLPVLFMTRATDVAHQDVDADDHLVKPVSAAALLARVGVLLRGAFQRQQMAEKEVFGEYEFEPGSKRVHVRGSAVTLTHKEFELALLLFKHLSRPLSRSHILDAIWKQAAGIPSRTMDTHVSMLRSKLGLRPENGYRLMPIYGYGYRLDRIEKGDA; encoded by the coding sequence ATGAGAATTGCAGTTCTGGAGGAGACTCGGGCGCAAGCCGACTTCGTGTGCAGGACCTTGTCGGCGGCGGGGCATATGTGTCATGCATTCGAGGACGGCCAGGCACTCGTCAGGCAGTTGCGCAGCCAGCCGTTCGATCTGCTCGTGCTGGATCGTCACCCGCCGGGGCAGTCGGGCGACGAGGTGCTGCGTTGGGTCCGTCAGGATCTCGCCGAGCGTCTGCCCGTGCTGTTCATGACCCGCGCAACGGACGTCGCACATCAGGACGTCGACGCCGACGACCATCTCGTCAAGCCGGTGAGCGCGGCGGCCCTGCTCGCGCGCGTGGGCGTGCTGCTGCGCGGCGCGTTTCAGCGGCAACAGATGGCGGAAAAAGAAGTGTTCGGCGAGTACGAATTCGAGCCTGGTTCGAAGCGCGTGCATGTGCGCGGCAGTGCCGTCACGCTGACGCACAAGGAATTCGAACTGGCACTGCTGCTGTTCAAGCATCTGAGCCGGCCGTTGTCGCGCTCGCATATTCTCGATGCGATCTGGAAGCAGGCGGCGGGCATCCCGTCGCGCACGATGGACACGCATGTGTCGATGCTGCGCTCGAAGCTCGGTCTGCGTCCCGAGAACGGCTATCGGCTGATGCCGATTTACGGCTATGGGTACCGTCTGGACCGGATCGAGAAGGGCGACGCCTGA